A DNA window from Clostridiaceae bacterium contains the following coding sequences:
- a CDS encoding aspartate ammonia-lyase, with the protein MMRRETDALGDLLLTENAYYGIQTERARKNFDISGQTYERFPDFIWCIAAIKKAAALANARTGALDKEIADAIGQAADEIMSGKMKDQFPIDIFQGGGGTSINMNVNEVIANRANELLMGEKGYSRVHPNTHVNMCQSTNDVIPSAIKMTCHIYLKKLIKSIDVLEQALRIKTDEFKDVVKLGRTCLQDAVPITLGQEFSGYLGFIMRQKQTLENLMDTCLDIPLGATAIGTGIGTVPGYVENVYMFLSDITGIPVRKEKNYFDALQNGDFYIYVSTGLKALATGLSKMATDFRLLSSGPRAGINEINLPAVQPGSSIMPGKVNPVMPELVNQVCYQVCGNDLAVTMAVEGGELDLNVWEPVIAKCLFESFMLLANSILLFSEKCVMGITANKERCRTYAVSSLALSTVIAARAGYKTGSRVAEYASERNLSIKEAAVEMNILAAEEAEKLFDPMLLTDSEKSGKEIPKDIHGIPERSGNS; encoded by the coding sequence ATAATGAGAAGAGAAACAGACGCATTGGGTGACCTTTTACTTACTGAAAATGCTTATTACGGGATACAGACAGAAAGGGCCAGAAAAAACTTTGATATATCCGGTCAGACATATGAACGATTTCCAGATTTTATCTGGTGTATTGCAGCCATCAAAAAGGCAGCGGCTTTGGCAAATGCAAGGACCGGTGCACTGGATAAAGAAATTGCGGATGCGATAGGCCAAGCGGCGGACGAGATAATGTCCGGCAAGATGAAAGATCAATTCCCTATTGATATTTTTCAGGGCGGTGGAGGCACTTCAATAAACATGAATGTGAATGAAGTGATTGCGAACAGGGCTAATGAATTGTTGATGGGAGAGAAGGGATATAGCCGGGTACATCCCAATACGCATGTGAATATGTGCCAGTCTACCAATGATGTAATCCCTTCAGCTATTAAAATGACCTGCCATATCTATCTAAAGAAACTGATTAAAAGCATTGATGTCCTTGAACAAGCCCTTAGAATTAAAACCGATGAATTCAAGGATGTTGTCAAGCTTGGAAGAACCTGTCTTCAAGATGCTGTTCCCATTACGCTCGGGCAGGAGTTCAGCGGATATCTTGGCTTTATAATGAGACAAAAACAAACTCTTGAAAATCTCATGGATACCTGTCTTGACATTCCTCTTGGAGCTACTGCCATAGGTACTGGAATCGGCACCGTACCAGGTTATGTAGAAAATGTATACATGTTTTTATCCGATATAACCGGAATTCCGGTAAGGAAGGAAAAAAATTACTTTGATGCCCTTCAAAATGGCGACTTCTATATATATGTTTCCACAGGATTAAAAGCACTTGCTACAGGGCTTTCAAAAATGGCAACGGATTTCAGGCTGTTGTCATCCGGTCCCAGGGCAGGTATAAATGAAATCAACTTGCCTGCCGTACAACCAGGCTCATCGATAATGCCCGGGAAAGTCAATCCTGTTATGCCCGAATTGGTGAACCAGGTTTGCTATCAGGTTTGCGGAAATGATCTTGCAGTCACTATGGCGGTAGAGGGCGGAGAGCTTGACCTGAATGTATGGGAACCTGTAATTGCAAAATGCCTCTTTGAATCTTTTATGCTGCTTGCCAATAGTATCTTGCTGTTTTCCGAAAAGTGCGTAATGGGAATCACTGCAAACAAAGAAAGGTGCAGAACATATGCTGTTTCATCTCTTGCGCTTTCGACTGTTATAGCCGCACGGGCAGGCTATAAAACGGGAAGTCGTGTAGCGGAATACGCTTCTGAAAGGAATCTGAGCATAAAAGAAGCAGCAGTGGAAATGAATATCCTTGCAGCGGAGGAAGCAGAAAAACTCTTTGACCCGATGTTGCTCACCGATAGTGAGAAGAGCGGAAAAGAAATACCAAAAGATATTCACGGCATCCCTGAAAGAAGTGGTAATTCTTAG